The Actinomyces sp. Marseille-P3109 DNA window TATGCAGAATCGTGTCAGTGGGTCCGATGCCGAAGCGTGGATTGAGCCAGTCCACGAGGTTAGTGAGCGATCGATGAGATACTAGGACACCTTTGGGCCCCCCTGTCGAGCCGGAGGTAAAGATTGTGTAGCAGGGATCCTCAGCGATGGGAACAACGCCAGGAGAGCGACCCAGAAGCCGACGCTCGTCTACCACCGCACCGGTATGAACAAGGCCACGTATACGCCTGTAGGCCTCTGTCCGCCCGGGCGCATACCGGACGACGGCGTCATAGCGCTGAGCCAAAGACTCACCAACGCTTCCTGGCTCACGCATGCGAATCTCTACGGACGACACCCCAGGAACGAGCGCGGATAGTTGACGCAGCATAGCTTTCGGGACACCGAGTTGCCCCGGACCGGCATCCTCCACGTCCGGCAGGTCCGCAAGGACGAGGACACCGTCAGGCGCGAGGCGCTCTCTCACGGCAGCGACAACCTCAAGAAGATAGTCCAAACCAGGAAAGAACTGGGCCGTGCTTGCTAGGAGACAGAGATCGTATTCCTTGTCAAGGGCAACAGCAATCTCATGAGCGAAGCACTGCTGGGCATCGATTCCGGAACCGAGCGCAACGCAGCGTTCAACCGAGACACTTGAGGGGTCCGTGGCGGTGTAGCAAGACGCAGTCGGAGCAAGAACCTCCGCGAGCGTCCCCGCACCGGCACCGATCTCCAAGATTCTAGGCTCGCGGGTCGGCTCAACATCATGAACGAGCCTGCAGACATGATTCCGATACTTCTCGAGGTCTAGCGATCCGTCTGTCCCATCCGTCGAGCGCAGGTTGAAACCGGCAGCGCGGGCCGGATCCTCCTCCGCGAGCATCTCGTCAAAGAACCTTGAGAGGCGTTCGCCGTGGAAACTGTCGCGCCAAGCATCAGGCACCGTGATGTCTGGACAGATTATGTGCGATACCGTATCACTCGACCACGATACCGCTTGAGCCAGAGGCAGTGTGCTTCGGTCGGTGATGAGTACCTCGATCTTCCGCACCTCAAGGAGATCGACAAGACGTCGGACGGGCCATGTCGGGTCTAGCGGCACGTAAGCCGCTGCCGATCGGACCACCCCGATGATTGACGTGATCGTGGAAGCGCTGCGCGATCCAAGGATTGCAATGGAAGCCCCGCGTCCAGTTCCGAGATCAGCGAGAAGCGCGGCCAGCGCAACACTGTCCTCAACAAGGGAAGCGAAGGTCACACTCTCGCCAGTTCCGTTCCGGATCGCCAAGGCGTCCGGGTTTCTCTCCGCGACCCTGTCGATCATGGTTAGCACTGTCTTATTGCTCAGGGGGGCGGTAGTGGCGTTCCAATTGGGAACTGGCGCCGATTCCCCAAGGCTGGACCGGCTAGACATTTCGCTGACCTACGGAGATAGACGCCTGGAGGTGCCTGCTTAACCCATTCACAGTGGGATGATCAAAGAAATCCATAAGCGGAATTCGAAGTCCAAGACGCGCTCCCACCCCTGCCAAGATGTCAGCGATGAGTAATGAGTGGCCACCAATGTCGAAGAAGTTATCGTCATCATCAAAGTCGTCAAACAGCAAGGCATCCTCCCAACAGTCCCGGACTGTAGATTGCACGACGGCATTGGTCAGGGCTGCACCAGGGGCTTCCGAGTCCACAAGTCACCTCCAGATAGTCGAGACTTGGCCAGTCTGCCAGCATCTATCCGGCATCGCTATCGAAATCTTTCACACATCAGTCATTGGAGATCCCAACGAAACTATACCGTGACATGGTAGGGTCATGGCGCAACGACACCCTAACACGTGGTTCGTCCGACGCGGAACCGCGAAGGGCACCCGCCCCCTTTACATCTTCCCCCACGCAGGCGCAGGCGCCGCAAGTGTCCACTCGCTCGTAACTGCCCTGGCAAGCTCATTCGACGCATATGCAGTGCGGCTCCCTGGCCGAGAGTCGCGCGTACGGGAGCCGTTTTTTCTCGACCTGAACCTCCTGAGCGCTGAATTGGCGCGTGAGATAGCCGGACACGCCCAAGGTGATCCCCCTGTCCTATATGGCCACTGTGGTGGCGCGACAATCGCTTGGATGACGACTCGACGGCTCCAGGAGGGACACAGCGTGAACGCCGAACTCGCAGTCTCCTCGCACCCCGCTCCCGGGACGAGCCCCCGCAACCCATCATGGATCCTTCCGCGAGAAGCGTTCCTCGCCCAAGTTCGCACGGACGGCTATCTGCCTGAGGGGCTAGTAGAGCACGACGAGATCATGGCGATCTACGAGCCAATCCTGCGGGCTGACTATGAGCTCATAGAGAAGTTCGAGTTGAAAATGAACGCCGAGGCTTCCTCGTTCCCGACCATCCAGGGCGGTGCACTTGGGCTGTACGGTTCGGCGGACACGACGGTGACTCGAAAGCAAATCGAAGCGTGGGCAAGGCTGTGTACTGAGGATGTCGAGGTCATTGAACTCATCGCAGGTCACGACCTCCCGCGGGCCGTCCCACACGCGATCGCCGATGCCTTGGTCCATAGATTCGACCCGGGCTCGGCGATATGACGATCAGGAAGACCCGGATACCCCGTCTACGAAGAGGTCCAATTCAGAAACGACTGGATGTTCGAAGATGTCTCGCGGCCGAATTTTCTTCCCTGTGTACATGGTCAGTTGCCGCGCCAATGTTGCCGCTAGCATGGAGTCGCCGCCGAGGACGAAAAAGTTGTCTGATGGCGCGCAAGACTCAATGCCCAAGATGTCTGCCATGAGCGTAGCCGCTGAGCCCTGTTCATGCGCCGCCTCGTTTGCTGCAGGATCGGGTTCGAGATGTTCCCATGGCAACGGTAATGCCTTGCGGTTGATCTTATCTGCTTGATTTCGAGGCAACCGCGGCAACTGAATCACTGTCGACGGAACCATATGGGCTGGCAGCCGTGCCGCAAGGGAATCACGCAGATCGGTTACGTCGAGCTCGCCTGGCGAAACGACATAACCAACCAGCTGGTACCGCCCGGTAGGCGTCTCGACGGCTTGCACGACGGCCTCATTGATATAGGGGACGGACAGGATGGCAGCCTCGATCTCCGCGAGCTCGACCCTTATGCCGTTGATCTTAACCTGCTCGTCAATTCGGCCGCAGTGTTCGAAGGCACCATCCGCTCTCCGACGGACAAGGTCCCCGGTGTGGTAAATCCGCAGCCCTGGCTCCGTAGCGCTGGGATCGGGGACAAACTTGTCCGCCGTCGCCCGTCCAGACACGTAACCAAGAGCTAACTCGCTACCGCCGACAAGCAGTTCACCGATCTCTCCATCAGGGACGTCCTCTCCCTCTGGCGAGACAATGCGGCAGGTTGCCCCGGGCCAAATCCGACCGATGGGGACTAGGCCATCTCGATCATCGGCGCTTGCAGTATGTGTCGTGATCCGATTCGCCCACGGCACGAGTGCGGATGTCACGATGTTCACTTCGTTGGCTCCATACCAGTTGGCGATCTCAAACTCAAGATCGGGTCGGCCCCACTCGCGAACCCGGTCACTGCCGGTGAGCAGCATCCGCAAACTTGACGGCGGCCAGTCGAGCCGAGCTAGAGCCTCCGCTAGCGGGGCGACAGCAAAACACTGACTGACGCGCTCCCGTCGGATCCATGTCGCGAGAGCCGGGGGATCAGAAGTCAGGCCTGCCGGGGGAATCGACAAATGTGCCCCCGCTACGAGGAAAGGCCAGATGACCACGCTCGCCGAGACATTGGTATGCGGAGGGAAGAGCCAAGCACCGCGCTCGTGCGCAGAGATACGGTGGCATTCGATCTGCGTAAGTGCCGCATGTGTCCACGTACGGTGAGGAACCCGGACGAGCTTTGGAACCCCAGTGGAGCCTGAGGTTTGCACGAGGCAAGCGGTGTGCTCGGGACCAATCTCTACCCTTCCTTCCGAGACAACCTTGGCCGCACCCGTAAGCGGGTCACCAAGCCGAGTTACATCAAGAACATCTAGCCCCTGGCTGACCCGGATGTCGTATGCCCCCTCCGGCTCAACACAAAGCAACGGCTCAGAATCGCGGACGAACTTAGCCAACCACTCGGGAGGCCCCTCAGGGTCTAGAAGAAGGCTGGCAGCTCCGATACGCGAGATGGCTATAAGCGTGACGATAGTCGCCACCGAACGTGGCATCCGTACGGCCACGGCCGATCCGGGTCTGGCGCCGCGCTCCACGAGCTCACTGGCTAGCCCGATGGAGTGAGAAACGAGCTCCTTATAGGTGAGGGAGGCCTCGTCATCGGAGACGGCAGGAGCCGCAGGTGTCCGCTTCGCAACCAGGTCAATGCGCTCGTGAATTGGCTGGAAATCATAGGGAGGGCTGCTTACGGCCGGTGGGGTTGTTGGCCAGACCATGTCAATATAGTCCAAACACGCCTCACGGGAGCCTTCAAAATCCACCTTGCGCCAACCGGCCGGCATCACGCAAGATAGTGGCCACGTAGAGTATTGGCTGCGGTCGTTGATGACGACGACATGTGTAGACAAAACTAGATCCTCCAATCTTGAAGCTTGTTCTTCAGCTCACCCACAATGGTAGACACCAGTTGGGAGGCGTCGTCAAAGGCATGAAAATGGTCACCCTCGACTCTCCGTAGTTCAAACGATCCGGTAGTGACCTCGGCCCAGTCATCCAGGCTCTCGACATCGACGACGGGATCAGCGGAAGCCTGGTAGCAGAGCACTGGGCATTGAAGCTGCGGCAGCGCCACATCCGGCTGGTAACGAGCGTGCAACCCGAGGTCCGAGCGCAGGATAGGGGCCAGCACATCACGCAATTCAGGACTCTCGACGATCTGGGTGTCGATTCCCCCAAGCCCGGCAAGGGTCGCCCAAAATTCCTCATCAGGTGCGGAATGCAAAGTGCGGTGGAGCATCACTCCGGGAGGCGAGCACGACGATACAACCAGCATACGGGGAGCCAGCCCAAGCGTGCTGAGCCGGACAGCGGCCTCGTACGCCACAATGCCCCCGAGGCTGTGCCCGAGGAGGACTATGTCACCCAAGCCAAGCGTCGACATCTCCTCAGCTACCGCAACTCCGATATCGCGGACACTGCAGGCGAAAGCCTCGGCGTAACGGTCACCACGACCAGGATACTGGACGCCCCACAGCCCCACGTCTTTCGACAACTTGGCATTCCACGGCGCGAAGACTTGAGCCGAACCACCTGAGAACGGGAAGCAGACAAGGTTGGTGTTGGCAGTGGTCGATGCGCCGAGGCTCCGCAGCCACGGTTTTGCTGGCAAAAGTCCCTCCGAGATCTGAGTTGGGCAAGGTACGACACCAAGCCCTTGCATACCGATTGTCTTGCCCTTCTTCAAGCAGGAAGCGGAGATAGACAGATCCTCGAAAGAACTCTCGTCCTTCATCGGGTAGCCCTGGCAAGAATGAA harbors:
- a CDS encoding AMP-binding protein; protein product: MIDRVAERNPDALAIRNGTGESVTFASLVEDSVALAALLADLGTGRGASIAILGSRSASTITSIIGVVRSAAAYVPLDPTWPVRRLVDLLEVRKIEVLITDRSTLPLAQAVSWSSDTVSHIICPDITVPDAWRDSFHGERLSRFFDEMLAEEDPARAAGFNLRSTDGTDGSLDLEKYRNHVCRLVHDVEPTREPRILEIGAGAGTLAEVLAPTASCYTATDPSSVSVERCVALGSGIDAQQCFAHEIAVALDKEYDLCLLASTAQFFPGLDYLLEVVAAVRERLAPDGVLVLADLPDVEDAGPGQLGVPKAMLRQLSALVPGVSSVEIRMREPGSVGESLAQRYDAVVRYAPGRTEAYRRIRGLVHTGAVVDERRLLGRSPGVVPIAEDPCYTIFTSGSTGGPKGVLVSHRSLTNLVDWLNPRFGIGPTDTILHTTSFCFDLSVYDIFGILAAGASIRLASEAEVTEPDLLLDIIHDEGITIWDSTPGVFGMILSMGRNRGDTLLGTLRVVMLSGDWIPVDMPNRARERFGDSCTVVAMGGATECTVWSNVHIAADIDPLWPSIPYGRPITNVRYYVLDEKLRSCAVDVEGDLYIAGECVALGYVERPGLTASAFLADPWAAVPGQRMYRTGDRACWLQAGELQFRGRLDDQVKVRGYRIELGEVRRALVRCESVIDGTVVTVGTKTGPSLVGVYVPATPKATPQHVKEELRRVLPTYMIPERIVQVESIPLTRAGKTNREQLLQDILPNRPFRTKTDQTLRTRG
- a CDS encoding thioesterase II family protein — its product is MKDESSFEDLSISASCLKKGKTIGMQGLGVVPCPTQISEGLLPAKPWLRSLGASTTANTNLVCFPFSGGSAQVFAPWNAKLSKDVGLWGVQYPGRGDRYAEAFACSVRDIGVAVAEEMSTLGLGDIVLLGHSLGGIVAYEAAVRLSTLGLAPRMLVVSSCSPPGVMLHRTLHSAPDEEFWATLAGLGGIDTQIVESPELRDVLAPILRSDLGLHARYQPDVALPQLQCPVLCYQASADPVVDVESLDDWAEVTTGSFELRRVEGDHFHAFDDASQLVSTIVGELKNKLQDWRI
- a CDS encoding thioesterase II family protein, giving the protein MAQRHPNTWFVRRGTAKGTRPLYIFPHAGAGAASVHSLVTALASSFDAYAVRLPGRESRVREPFFLDLNLLSAELAREIAGHAQGDPPVLYGHCGGATIAWMTTRRLQEGHSVNAELAVSSHPAPGTSPRNPSWILPREAFLAQVRTDGYLPEGLVEHDEIMAIYEPILRADYELIEKFELKMNAEASSFPTIQGGALGLYGSADTTVTRKQIEAWARLCTEDVEVIELIAGHDLPRAVPHAIADALVHRFDPGSAI
- a CDS encoding AMP-binding protein, which codes for MEDLVLSTHVVVINDRSQYSTWPLSCVMPAGWRKVDFEGSREACLDYIDMVWPTTPPAVSSPPYDFQPIHERIDLVAKRTPAAPAVSDDEASLTYKELVSHSIGLASELVERGARPGSAVAVRMPRSVATIVTLIAISRIGAASLLLDPEGPPEWLAKFVRDSEPLLCVEPEGAYDIRVSQGLDVLDVTRLGDPLTGAAKVVSEGRVEIGPEHTACLVQTSGSTGVPKLVRVPHRTWTHAALTQIECHRISAHERGAWLFPPHTNVSASVVIWPFLVAGAHLSIPPAGLTSDPPALATWIRRERVSQCFAVAPLAEALARLDWPPSSLRMLLTGSDRVREWGRPDLEFEIANWYGANEVNIVTSALVPWANRITTHTASADDRDGLVPIGRIWPGATCRIVSPEGEDVPDGEIGELLVGGSELALGYVSGRATADKFVPDPSATEPGLRIYHTGDLVRRRADGAFEHCGRIDEQVKINGIRVELAEIEAAILSVPYINEAVVQAVETPTGRYQLVGYVVSPGELDVTDLRDSLAARLPAHMVPSTVIQLPRLPRNQADKINRKALPLPWEHLEPDPAANEAAHEQGSAATLMADILGIESCAPSDNFFVLGGDSMLAATLARQLTMYTGKKIRPRDIFEHPVVSELDLFVDGVSGSS
- a CDS encoding acyl carrier protein, giving the protein MDSEAPGAALTNAVVQSTVRDCWEDALLFDDFDDDDNFFDIGGHSLLIADILAGVGARLGLRIPLMDFFDHPTVNGLSRHLQASISVGQRNV